Proteins from a single region of bacterium:
- the bshC gene encoding bacillithiol biosynthesis BshC encodes MFKIVKQHSWLETNLPSTVKAGLSGEDHESYPAGITECVETTGETTATGQQSGFGGGPLYTTFKRWTSETIAGTEGKSWFWVEVGDSDWNEIAHLSSDIPGAKWQDDSPGVPVGMRPLPKDFITKLGDRINRPEFSEVLDALRETSVMRSFTALQTCIAGNGSTFFSGLPFLIEPDETNFRNTISEWFLNLPDGLRALQTGIDRVKRRYGNIQAELFRDRTGWFWVESPLSKRIPLIWNGKNTFFIEELAFDVKGLSEFAKNGNGIFVPGALWRTVVQQALLEPQVVVVGPAEASYWGEVPELFFWTGLP; translated from the coding sequence ATGTTCAAAATCGTTAAACAACATTCCTGGTTGGAAACCAACCTTCCTTCCACCGTAAAAGCTGGGTTATCCGGTGAAGATCATGAGTCTTATCCGGCAGGAATTACCGAGTGTGTCGAGACAACCGGTGAAACAACGGCTACCGGGCAACAATCGGGCTTTGGCGGCGGCCCGCTGTATACAACCTTTAAACGATGGACTTCCGAAACGATTGCCGGAACCGAGGGAAAGAGTTGGTTTTGGGTGGAAGTCGGCGACAGCGACTGGAATGAAATCGCCCACCTCTCTTCCGACATACCCGGCGCAAAATGGCAGGACGATTCTCCAGGTGTGCCAGTGGGAATGCGTCCGTTACCGAAAGATTTTATTACTAAACTCGGTGATCGGATCAACCGGCCAGAGTTTTCCGAAGTACTGGACGCCTTGCGAGAAACAAGCGTCATGCGTTCTTTTACCGCGTTGCAAACGTGTATTGCAGGAAACGGCAGCACGTTTTTCTCTGGTTTGCCATTTTTGATCGAGCCGGATGAAACAAACTTTCGCAACACGATCTCGGAGTGGTTTTTAAACTTACCGGATGGTTTGCGTGCATTACAGACCGGGATCGATCGAGTCAAACGGCGTTACGGAAACATTCAAGCCGAATTGTTTCGCGACCGCACCGGCTGGTTTTGGGTTGAATCGCCTTTGTCAAAACGTATTCCTTTGATCTGGAATGGGAAAAATACATTCTTTATCGAGGAACTTGCATTTGATGTAAAGGGATTATCGGAGTTTGCAAAAAATGGGAATGGCATTTTCGTGCCGGGAGCGCTGTGGCGAACCGTCGTTCAACAAGCGTTGCTCGAACCTCAAGTAGTTGTCGTAGGTCCGGCGGAAGCTTCGTATTGGGGTGAAGTCCCGGAGCTGTTTTTTTGGACAGGTCTGCCT